The genomic interval GAAAGCCAGTATGTTGTGGAATCAAGACATTTGAATATTTGCAATAACTACATGGAGTTTTTATGACTGTTCACATAAATATAGTGTTGAAGAAATCTTTATGAAAGAACCTTAATAAATATAGCAAAAGACAAATGTTTTTAGCCAACTGCAGAATGCAaatttttgctaaatatttggaaattttgttttactaataacatttttataccgAGCTATTAAATGCGGTTAAAAATATTTCCTGTCTTGTGCAAATTTACTCTAACCCCATTTAGAGCAACCTAAAGCCCACCACAATCCTGGGCCAGTGGTAAAGAGTATGAGCTTGAAAATAAATGGTCCACAGCTGTCAGTCTGTAAGCTGGTTGGTATTTTTCAGTACAAAACATCTAAAGAGGATCAGAAAGACAACAATGGGTTGTAGTTTTCCAATCGCAGGTATGCTTTAAATAGTCCACAGACATAAGATGATTGTTGTAGCTGACAACCATTATGTGTACAACACACACTCCAAGGTGACTGATCTTGGAGGAGGACAGCTCTATGTTTGTCTCCATCTAGCCAAGCCTTTACTTAGCAGAAGTTGGCTGCTCTCTCCATGTTCCAACGCATAAACCACAACCAGAAGGTCACAATCATTTTCACATCTATTTGTCCTGTGATATCTTTGGCTATTCATGGAAAAACGGACACTGCTGCATACCaacctttaccttttatttaaatgaaattttaaGTATTGTTAAActggcctattttttttttcttaagacaAAAGTTTATTGGTATAATATCATACTATTAGAAAGTTTATTCTTAACTCCAGATTTTTCACTCGTGAGCAAACTAAAAAGGCCAGAGAACTTTCTCCGCAACTCACCATGGAGTCAGAGCACCTGCTCAGGAAACTGTTGGTAAAACACTGTGTTTATAGTAAATATACAGCAATACATGTTTATTGGACATGACCTGTGAactaaataaatgatattttttttttcctaaatttagaATATGATGTTGATAAATGGATATTATATTCcctatattgttttataatactcTATAAAGTTTTCTGCTATAAAATGCATACTTGAAACTGTACTATATAAGCGATGTCCATTCTGACTACCCTGTCCTAGTAtagtttattgaaatatttactaGATACCTATTTCACTTAATAAGCAGTATGCCATTCAAGACTTGTTCCTGTATCAGTCACAtgttaggtacacacgtgcaataattgtcattggaaaggtcctttttttgcaatcctttccaatgcatgatgcatgaacaagctccgCACATACAAGACcggttctgttctatagagaggggagggggaaaacgacggagctgcaccctgctgagTTGTCCTACCTTcgcttgcattacgatcgttcattgttaGTGGATCTTCCAGGCTGGttgtttggacaatggacgatgagcactgtacacacgcaagatccTCGTCCGATATCAGCACTGAGCCGAGTAtaggacgagaactattgcacgtgtgtacgtagccagaCATTGGCCAACTTATCTCAGCCAAAAGGCTTACTAAACTAAAGTTCAGGGAGGGGTGCACTAAACATTAACCTTCCCATTGTCATATTATTGTGACTAATCTCTCAGAGTTTTAACTACACCAGTGTTCTCTGAGAGGAGTCATTTATTTAGGAACAGAAACatgtatacttgagtataaatcatgattttgttttacctgaaaatgtcATCAGAAAACAAATCTCAGTTTATAGTCAGGCCACTATATAATTCTGTGTCCTGAtataaaatgtgaatgtataAAAAACTGTTGCCATCTGGAACCAACAATAATGCCATTTGCTGGCcccttaataatattaatataagcttgttccagattgaatgtgaagcaatacctctttgtttccatatgaaatggGTTTATATCCAtagagaaggaaacatttcctaatttttttcaataaatagactttgtctatgttttaattttgaccctctgtgtatttgagtttgacacccctgctgtaaataGTGGGGAGAAGATTGATAGACtgcatgtgattttattttttgtccttttttttctgttctttcaggTAGAATTGCACTTCACTTATATTAGGATCAGTTTATTTTCTAGCATATACAGTAGCCACAATGAATATAAATCCCTTTTGTGTGCACCAAATTCTTACATGACAGTTATTACCCTGTAAAAGTGGCAGTGACCTCATCACTATGCTGCACATACACTGTACAGATTCAGAAATGCCTAACAATGAGTAAAAATATTGCATCATTCCTAGTATAGATATTAGTAAAGAGTTAGATTTCCATTGTTGTATGGCCGAATGATTCCAGACAATTATCAAAAATGTTGAATGTCTCTGTTATGTTATAGTTAAGGTAAAACTTATAGATTTACTACccaattataaattaaattaacacAATCAGAAAGATTTAATGGCACATTGGGGACATATGCTCAAATCTCCCATCCTACTTGTAAGCAGAACTGTTACTGTTACTACCAATCATCCCTATGACTTATGTTCTGTATACTCATGATTTAGGACAGTGTTGTccagttttttgggttttttatgtatttttacaaatacagtaaagTTGTGGTATAGTAAATATCACGAACCATGGAATCGCCGGTTGACAAAGTTACAATCAAAAATGGCTAGTGTTACAAATTTTAggagcataaaaaaacaaaacaaaacaactatCAGCAAACAATTGGAGGATCATTTTCCAAAAGACGGTGGGCATACCATGCTGTTTGTTCAAAGGTCTTGCAAACTCTTTTTCTCGTATTTTTCTCGTATCCAAAAAATGTAGCTATGTATGATTCCCATACTTTACAAAAAACCCTCTGCCCGTGTTTCCTTGTCCCGAGAAGCTTCAACCCATTCCATCTCAAAAACAAACCACAGTTTTTCCAAAAATAGTGCAAGTGAAGGGAGGTTTGCTGTAATCCAGTAATGGAGAATGGTTTTCTTTGCTACCGGAAATTATCTTCAAAAGTTTCCTGCAGCCTTTGGCAAACTCTGCATCATGAAACACCACTTCTCCGAAAATTGCCTATTTAGGGGTTAATGAAAAATAGTTTACCAACTTTTGGAGTGCATACATCGCAACCCACCTCCAAAAATAACGTATTTTAGGACAGTCCCACAGCATATGATATAGATTTGCCTCCAAGAtgccacattttaaacattgcgAGGAAGGACTGAGACCCATCTGGTAAGAATGCCTAGGTGAAATGTATGCATGGTGGAAAAGTTTCAgagtcatttccctatacattgaaGAGGACAATGCCTTCCAAGCTCTGcaaaaatttattaatatatcatgTAGGGTAAGCTCTGGAAAATGTTTGAACCATCAGCTCAGCCCAGTATTTAAGTTTTCATAATCTAACACAGTTCTAGAGGTGTTGTATAGTTCAGTGATGGTTTTTTTTAGCCGGGTTAGGCACTGTCCATAGTTTGTCCAATAAATTGAACCAATCTGTGGAGGATAGATCCTTAAGCACCAATTTTACATAGGAGTTCAGCTGTAGATACGTGAAGGACTGTAGTCCTAGAGAGGGAAACAGTGTAGCAATAGCTGACTGCGAGATGACCTTGCGGGTCAAAGTATTGACTAATAATTTCACTTACATTGCTCGCAGGTCACCCAGGTCCTTCCCTTGGGGTNNNNNNNNNNNNNNNNNNNNNNNNNNNNNNNNNNNNNNNNNNNNNNNNNNNNNNNNNNNNNNNNNNNNNNNNNNNNNNNNNNNNNNNNNNNNNNNNNNNNNNNNNNNNNNNNNNNNNNNNNNNNNNNNNNNNNNNNNNNNNNNNNNNNNNNNNNNNNNNNNNNNNNNNNNNNNNNNNNNNNNNNNNNNNNNNNNNNNNNNNNNNNNNNNNNNNNNNNNNNNNNNNNNNNNNNNNNNNNNNNNNNNNNNNNNNNNNNNNNNNNNNNNNNNNNNNNNNNNNNNNNNNNNNNNNNNNNNNNNNNNNNGTTGTTGGATTATACACATAGCCAGTCTAGCTTTCATTCCTGCCCAGATAAAAGCCTGAAAGGCTTTATAGATATCTTGGAGATctgtttttcaaataataatgGGTAACATTTGCAGTATGTATagaatttttggaaaaattatcATTTCAATTAGATTTATGCGTCCTACATAGGGGAGCTGCAATTTGGCCTATTTTTGTAGCTGTTCTTTAGCGGATCTCCCAAGAGGGGGGATATTAAAGTAGTAGAGTCTTGAGGGATATTTGGGTATCATAACGCCCAAATAATTCAGTTTCTGTTTACACCATAGGGTTGTCCAGTTTATTTTCTCACTCTTGTGTAACTCACACCTTACTAAGGTGTGATTTAGCTACCATTTGAAGGTAGATGAAGTCTAACTATGCAATGACCatgttaaaaactattttaaaaagtatgttttttttttttttaggacctaCGATCAGAGAGTGAAGGATTGAAGCTGGAAGTAAAACGTAAAGATGCAAATTTACTAATTCTGCAGCGTGATCTAGAACATGAAAGACAGCAGATTAGAGGAGCTGAAGGTAAATAATGCCGTatgtatcacaattttttttctaggcaggtaagaatttttttagaacttggatgaaataataatataagaaagTCGACTAAATGTTAACTGAAAATACCAGTAGCGAATCACCTTTCATAAAATCCCTTTTACATTGTATCAGATCAACAGAAGAACTAGTGAGCAGCAGGATATCTTGAAGTTTGACAACAACGTACCATGTTCAACATCTTTTAGTTACTTGTGGATTTCAGTAtgtacagtacagaaaaaaaaatacaaaaatggaataTGGAATTAGCACAGAGTGAAAACAATAAACCTGCAATTAGAGAAAGAGCCTGTTTATGCAAAAAGTCAgagtaatgtaaatatttatggttaAAAGATAAATTGCATAACTAAAACTTTTATCTGTCACATGGAACAAGTACAGTACTTTTTAAGTTTCCACTTATAGCCCTATCAGAAAAAACAGTCACCAGTGTGCACTGTGCAATACATTGAAACATCAATCACATTTTACTGATCTCACTACGGTAAAGTGAAAATGGATTAGGTGGTGTCTGTTACTGCTTAGTCCATGTTGGTATTGTTCAATGCAGGGCTGTACTGAGCAAgtttgaaaatgactttttaatgtGTAAACTATGTAGATACCCTGCTAGCCTGCAAAGAAAATTtcactacaaaccatttccagcATTTAAATTGCCAGGTCTACAGTacacacatttacaaatacttGTTTTTACCATCCTTGTGTTTTTCTTCTCTAGTTTCTATCTGTGTAAGATTGGGACAATGATAATTGATAATTATATACAACAAGGTTTTCAATTGTCTTTATAGCTTCtcatactaaagaaaaaaaacaattNNNNNNNNNNNNNNNNNNNNNNNNNNNNNNNNNNNNNNNNNNNNNNNNNNNNNNNNNNNNNNNNNNNNNNNNNNNNNNNNNNNNNNNNNNNNNNNNNNNNNNNNNNNNNNNNNNNNNNNNNNNNNNNNNNNNNNNNNNNNNNNNNNNNNNNNNNNNNNNNNNNNNNNNNNNNNNNNNNNNNNNNNNNNNNNNNNNNNNNNNNNNNNNNNNNNNNNNNNNNNNNNNNNNNNNNNNNNNNNNNNNNNNNNNNNNNNNNNNNNNNNNNNNNNNNNNNNNNNNNNNNNNNNNNNNNNNNNNNNNNNNNNNNNNNNNNNNNNNNNNNNNNNNNNNNNNNNNNNNNNNNNNNNNNNNNNNNNNNNNNNNNNNNNNNNNNNNNNNNNNNNNNNNNNNNNNNNNNNNNNNNNNNNNNNNNNNNNNNNNNNNNNNNNNNNNNNNNNNNNNNNNNNNNNNNNNNNNNNNNNNNNNNNNNNNNNNNNNNNNNNNNNNNNNNNNNNNNNNNNNNNNNNNNNNNNNNNNNNNNNNNNNNNNNNNNNNNNNNNNNNNNNNNNNNNNNNNNNNNNNNNNNNNNNNNNNNNNNNNNNNNNNNNNNNNNNNNNNNNNNNNNNNNNNNNNNNNNNNNNNNNNNNNNNNNNNNNNNNNNNNNNNNNNNNNNNNNNNNNNNNNNNNNNNNNNNNNNNNNNNNNNNNNNNNNNNNNNNNNNNNNNNNNNNNNNNNNNNNNNNNNNNNNNNNNNNNNNNNNNNNNNNNNNNNNNNNNNNNNNNNNNNNNNNNNNNNNNNNNNNNNNNNNNNNNNNNNNNNNNNNNNNNNNNNNNNNNNNNNNNNNNNNNNNNNNNNNNNNNNNNNNNNNNNNNNNNNNNNNNNNNNNNNNNNNNNNNNNNNNNNNNNNNNNNNNNNNNNNNNNNNNNNNNNNNNNNNNNNNNNNNNNNNNNNNNNNNNNNNNNNNNNNNNNNNNNNNNNNNNNNNNNNNNNNNNNNNNNNNNNNNNNNNNNNNNNNNNNNNNNNNNNNNNNNNNNNNNNNNNNNNNNNNNNNNNNNNNNNNNNNNNNNNNNNNNNNNNNNNNNNNNNNNNNNNNNNNNNNNNNNNNNNNNNNNNNNNNNNNNNNNNNNNNNNNNNNNNNNNNNNNNNNNNNNNNNNNNNNNNNNNNNNNNNNNNNNNNNNNNNNNNNNNNNNNNNNNNNNNNNNNNNNNNNNNNNNNNNNNNNNNNNNNNNNNNNNNNNNNNNNNNNNNNNNNNNNNNNNNNNNNNNNNNNNNNNNNNNNNGAGTTGCTGAAGGTGAATTCAACCAGGCATGAAATGGAGGATAAACTGATTAAACACACAGCAACAACCAAAAACCAAATGACACTCGATTTAAGGTACGAAACTCACCAACTATCATACAGTGGCTGTCTGAATTCTGTGTGACCACTTTCTATATAATGCAGAGCCCTGTTTTTACAGAGATCACCATGACAGATTgaagtactgtatatatttacatataaatcaatttaagtataaaccaagaacAGGTGACTAGGTAAACATAGTCACTTAAATTTGAACTGAATGAGCCTTTATTGACTCCCACTTTCCCAGCTACCTTGATTCCTCAGTTGGTTCCCATTGCCACAGTGGTTCCCATGCTGTTTCCAGCACCATTTTGGTCCTACATCCAGGCATGCAACCATTATGATCCGGCATCTGACCCCACTATCAGTGTGTACCCCTGTAATACAGAGTCTAGAATAAAGTGTGCTTGAGGAGGGTTGGTATAGTTACCTCTCTTCATTTTAGCCTTTCTTATTGCATTTTAACCCTTGTCTCCCCTATGTAAAGCTGAGGCCCAGCCACATGTTCTCAATGTACATTCACATTATCTTCCATCCCTTTGTTCAGATATTAGGTGACTGTACAGAGAAAGAAGGCAGAATGAAGAGATAATGTGTTaaaattaccaataaaataaaaatgctgattaTTAATAGGCTGAATAAAAACTGGGATgtcattttttcacatatttatcgACTTGCcagcttataataataataaagtgtaccAAAATAGAGCCTcaaatgtactttaaattgtAAACATGATTTAATTAGTGAcaccaaaattatttattaaatataaactgaAGCGTCTAAATTTGTTCCTAGCATCAATCAACCTGAGATGAAGGAGTTTAATTCTGATGGTACAGGTGGCACCTGCATTTGTCTTTATATTACCTCTCTCTAAATGCAGAGCTGCAGAGTCAACCAAAAGGTTCTCATTGTTTTGCACACGAAGCAGTGGTGTAAGCCAATAAGTTCCTATTACATTGCACACTCATGTCAGTCTAACACATGGAGCATGCAGACAGCAGAGAGCCAACTTTATGTCCATTCCCGGTGATGTCGCCTTTTACTAAGGTAGCAtatatggattttaaaaaatgtgatttttctgCTTTCACTTTTAGGAATGAAATAAGCTTCCTTCACCAGCAGCTTCGTGAGAAAGACTTGCACTCTGAACAGGACTGTGttttaagaaagaaaatgatGGATGACTGTGCATCACTGACTAGTGAAAATAGTGTGTTGCAAACTCAGTTACTGGAAATTACCAAACAACTGGATATTGTAAGACCATTACAATAAATTCTATGATGACTGTGGGATTTACAAAATTCATAACATAAATATGGTTAATTAAGCAAATAAGTCCAGGTGCCTGCAGGCATAGTTCATTGAATTAAAAAGTGTAGTTAGTTGTTTAATGACCACTGAACAGGGGTTAAAGAGAAACTATTCTCAtaggtgggtggtgagcttctaccataatcggcaagtatgtaCAGCATGGGCAGCCTGACAGGGACAGGTCCAGAGGGAGCCGCCATCTTTACCGCCAACTCTGTTCTTTTGAGGAGTGCAGCCCACTAAATATCCAAAACTGATTTTGCATATTACACTGATACATTGCTATAAAGAtcaaatcctaaaatataaatgttgtctATATAACAGATTTAAACTGCAATGGCCCTTTTAGTGCAAAACTAGGACCATCTCTAGAATTGAGTTAGAAAATTTAGAGGTGCCATATGGGACAAATCACCCTGTCCTCAGTTTTTTTGGcacacatttatttactttattctgcaaatattgacttttacaCCAAATGCTTTTATATACCGTATATGACAGtatcatatttagaaaaaattggATTTGAAGAGTTTAATTTGTTAGAGTTCAAGTTCATTCCAATGGCAAGCTAATTTTCTTCCAGCTGTATTGCATTGGCACATGAATACATGGGAGGACACATAGgtgttttttgctttcttttgacTCCCACTCACATTGACCTCTCAGGTTGCCAAGCAACAGATGTAGGTTTAgaataatacacattttaatgttACATTGGCTGACTCATGATCCACATCACATCCAGTTACTTTCATTCCTGACATGGCatgcaagtatatatatatatatatatatatatatatatatatatatatatatatatatttgattttgtcaTTAGATAAATTGTATGTCAGATAGCAATAGGGGTTGTATATTAACAGTACTACTTTTTTATTTCCAGCAGAGAGAACTGAAGGGAGAGAATTATACCTATAACTCTTCTAGTGTTTCTCAGCTTCTAAGTGTCAAGGACAGAGAAGAGCAGCTCAGCAAGGAGTTAAATTGGCAGGAGGCTCTTCTGGTACAAGAGAAGGAACGTTTAAATGATCTGATGGAGCAGGTAATTACAGCAcaattattaaagaataaaaaaagcagtaaaaaaaagttttctcttttttgtccTGCATTAATCGGGAAATGATTAGAACAATTGTTTTGTACCAGTTTCTCTGAACCTGTTGTTTAGGAACTTGTACTAAAACCTTTTCACATTCAGAAAGACAGaggggtatatttataacaaaCAGCAGATATTGCAGCCCATCTAATTCATATAAACCAAACTACTATGTTTGAGCAGAGAAGCCCACAACATTTGCATTGCTCTCCTTCAGTTTTGTTTGCTTTCTGTATCCCCACTTTTTGTTCTTGAGACCATTGTGATGAAAactgaaagtaaaggaaaatacaaaatgttgatTTGCCACCAGATCAAATACAGAATNNNNNNNNNNNNNNNNNNNNNNNNNNNNNNNNNNNNNNNNNNNNNNNNNNNNNNNNNNNNNNNNNNNNNNNNNNNNNNNNNNNNNNNNNNNNNNNNNNNNNNNNNNNNNNNNNNNNNNNNNNNNNNNNNNNNNNNNNNNNNNNNNNNNNNNNNNNNNNNNNNNNNNNNNNNNNNNNNNNNNNNNNNNNNNNNNNNNNNNNNNNNNNNNNNNNNNNNNNNNNNNNNNNNNNNNNNNNNNNNNNNNNNNNNNNNNNNNNNNNNNNNNNNNNNNNNNNNNNNNNNNNNNNNNNNNNNNNNNNNNNNNNNNNNNNNNNNNNNNNNNNNNNNNNNNNNNNNNNNNNNNNNNNNNNNNNNNNNNNNNNNNNNNNNNNNNNNNNNNNNNNNNNNNNNNNNNNNNNNNNNNNNNNNNNNNNNNNNNNNNNNNNNNNNNNNNNNNNNNNNNNNNNNNNNNNNNNNNNNNNNNNNNNNNNNNNNNNNNNNNNNNNNNNNNNNNNNNNNNNNNNNNNNNNNNNNNNNNNNNNNNNNNNNNNNNNNNNNNNNNNNNNNNNNNNNNNNNNNNNNNNNNNNNNNNNNNNNNNNNNNNNNNNNNNNNNNNNNNNNNNNNNNNNNNNNNNNNNNNNNNNNNNNNNNNNNNNNNNNNNNNNNNNNNNNNNNNNNNNNNNNNNNNNNNNNNNNNNNNNNNNNNNNNNNNNNNNNNNNNNNNNNNNNNNNNNNNNNNNNNNNNNNNNNNNNNNNNNNNNNNNNNNNNNNNNNNNNNNNNNNNNNNNNNNNNNNNNNNNNNNNNNNNNNNNNNNNNNNNNNNNNNNNNNNNNNNNNNNNNNNNNNNNNNNNNNNNNNNNNNNNNNNNNNNNNNNNNNNNNNNNNNNNNNNNNNNNNNNNNNNNNNNNNNNNNNNNNNNNNNNNNNNNNNNNNNNNNNNNNNNNNNNNNNNNNNNNNNNNNNNNNNNNNNNNNNNNNNNNNNNNNNNNNNNNNNNNNNNNNNNNNNNNNNNNNNNNNNNNNNNNNNNNNNNNNNNNNNNNNNNNNNNNNNNNNNNNNNNNNNNNNNNNNNNNNNNNNNNNNCAAATCAACACAGAATTACGGAGAGACAAGACCTTACTGGGTGACCATGTTAGTCAGCTACAAAATCAGGTAATGACCATGACAATTCAGGTAATTCAATCACACATGTTTAAATTATGTTATTATAATAGCCTCTTTAGGAAGGTTTGCCCTATCACTACCCTAGACTTTAGCTAGGTTCACACCGTTGTATTAGGGCACGCATGTTTGTGTTGTAATCTATTCATTTGAAACAGCTaccaaaaacataccaaaaaagcACTGTATCACATACGTGTTGAGAAGGTGCCCTTCAGAATTAATGGCCCCATATCACACCAGCACCCATAGTATGTTGTACCTGgtcttaaagtgaaaataatcctttttttagtGAGATAAATAGTATAAAGTTTCTTGGTACAGGGAATAGAAAAACTCTGAGCcgtatttcaagaaaaaaaatattgttttttgtgcaGGAGCCAACATACACCTCTTTTTGGGTGTTTGAATTGCAGACCACAGACCGTGGACGTTATAAAGCATGAATATTTGAAATCAGATTTGCCCATCCCATATGTTATTCACTGTAAATAACTGTGTGAAATTTGGAGTATAAAGAATTCCGAATAGGAGATAATCGGGTCTTATATGTTGCAGGGGCCAACTGCACTAGCTTAAAGCATGGCTGCAGCCAAAAATATAAAGCTGTCCAACTTGCGCACAGTTAAATACTGTGAATTATAGcactaacatttgttttttcaatcttTCCCCATCCTAACTGGTGATACGGTACAGTAATgctatacaataaaacatgtgtccactagatggcacagTGCACTttgatgaaatatataaaaaaattacatataattcCTGTACATTTTACAGTACTATTGTATGGGAAAACGATTTGTAGCATGTAAATGTTACAAatcaaaatgttattctttttatcactgtataaagataaaagaaaaactaaaatgtatgtaattatacGCTCACAGACAGGGATCTGTACAAATCAGTGGGCCTGTGGCATGCAGGAAATAATTGGCATAGTGCCCATGCATAATGAAGCACTGGCTAAATCACTGCTGTAGGCAATACCATTGGCTCACAATAAACTGTTGTACTGCTTTATTTCTCAAGCCTTAAAAAATTGAATTGGTCTAACAGGCAAGCACATTTAATATGATTTTCATTGTAAAACAGGGGAGGTCAAGTTGGATACATTGcaggtaaaatattaataaaatctagtacatttttaatgtgaGATAGGAAGGTAGGAGGCACTGGACGAAGTTTGATCAGCATTGGCAAGATATACACCACATTGAACTGACAGGCTGTCggtgtctatttttaaagcagttctTAGCTAGACAAGTGCCACTACCTAAGCTGAGATGATGCAGTCAGTCTGCTGCAGACCAAAGGAAGCAATTTCTCAGTCTCCTTGTTTCCCAGTGGTTAGACTGCAATGTTGTTTGTAGCAAGTCAGTCAAGGTGAAAGACTGCAGCATCTGTGTCAGATTTAcaaacacagccaagaactggAGAAGCACCAGGATTTATATATGGTGTGTCATCTCTGCATTCATGTGAAGTGCATAGCAGATAAAAACTCTCTGTTGATTGTAATAAATACTTAATAGTGTTACTaagtttggaaaaaatacatatacccTATGGTTTCtaagtacattttttatgcattgctataagtttttattacatattctgTGTATGCAGTGGGATGGTACATATGGCATTTTACTGTATGTCAAGCAGCATGCATCATGCATACTGTGCTCATCATTGCTTTACATTTGAGAGAATGACAAGCAAACAGcaggaattatttaaaaatctCTAAGCCCAAAGCTGCACTGATAAAACCCATGTAGTTTACAACAgtgatgatatatttttattctcaAGTTTGGACATAGTAAACCACACCATAAAAATGACATTATGAATAGGCTCCATGTATTGATAATTACCATACCAATGGATATGtgataaaagttttctttttcttggagaTTGTGCTTCAAGTAACTGAGAAACAGTTTGTTCTTGAGCCTTTTTGTGTGCGTAGGGGTTATCAGTTTAAGCGCTGTCACACACACTGTATGCATTTGacaaaatttttaaagaaaacagattCTCTGCCAAAATTTAAAAGTGACACTAATTAGAGACTGTAATCGGTGATTTCTTTCCCAAGGTGTTTACGTGGCATAGGAGAATAGACAGTACCAAGCAGAATAAATCTTGTGTttattaggtttttctttttcaaagatgGTGCTGCTGTCTGAGCATGCAgcttttaggggaaaaaaaagcttttgaaaacTGAGATTTCTGCATTCCTGATTAGCTCCTACAATGTCATCCAATCTTCCACTAAATATTATAGCAAGGAATTAAAGTAAATAGAATTCCCCTAATAGGTCAGTTATGCATTGGGTTTCCAAATCCCTGGGGTATTGCAATTGGAGATtgaaaagaagaggaggaagggtcCCTTTCTTGACCACCCAGACAAAAAAGGTTAAAGGATTAGGGAATTCCTGGcaaacattcaattaaaaaatcccaattttttttaacaccattaaaaacattttagaacaaaCA from Pyxicephalus adspersus chromosome 4, UCB_Pads_2.0, whole genome shotgun sequence carries:
- the LOC140329821 gene encoding uncharacterized protein, which translates into the protein MDSGMPQNPVKDISDRIEGSEDKFFTREQTKKARELSPQLTMESEHLLRKLLDLRSESEGLKLEVKRKDANLLILQRDLEHERQQIRGAEVSICLLKVNSTRHEMEDKLIKHTATTKNQMTLDLRNEISFLHQQLREKDLHSEQDCVLRKKMMDDCASLTSENSVLQTQLLEITKQLDIQRELKGENYTYNSSSVSQLLSVKDREEQLSKELNWQEALLVQEKERLNDLMEQELVLKPFHIQKDRGVYL